A part of Cotesia glomerata isolate CgM1 linkage group LG4, MPM_Cglom_v2.3, whole genome shotgun sequence genomic DNA contains:
- the LOC123262513 gene encoding uncharacterized protein LOC123262513, whose amino-acid sequence MAVQIFQQLIMPIINEFRDVNFERAVKIILLLVVCELGLSVENVFIRWAMLNIITAVILGLELGSNWFFTKSPYILLLQLILLIICITLTSILGYLSCTLEIIMTIEEQIDN is encoded by the exons ATGGCAGTTCAAATATTTCAACAGCTAATAATGCCAATAATAAAcg aattcagAGACGTTAATTTCGAGCGTGcagttaaaattattctattattgGTTGTATGCGAATTAGGTCTTAGTGT GGAAAATGTCTTTATTCGCTGGGCAATGCTTAATATCATAACCGCTGTTATATTAGGACTTGAGCTCGGGTCCAACTGGTTTTTTACTAAATCGCCATATATTCTAttgttacaattaattttgttaattatctGTATAACATTAACAAGTATTTTGGGTTATCTAAGTTGTACGTTAGAGATAATTATGACAATCGAAGAAcagattgataattaa
- the LOC123262469 gene encoding ribosome biogenesis protein BRX1 homolog, translated as MKVKSKKTEVKVAPDSKNESQKVLLPAKRRSDEVIKKKKWINRQRVLVLAYRGINLRSRHLMEDLKRLMPHHRPEAKIERQKNLQAINEICEAKNCNKAILFEGRLKRDLFMWFANVPSGPSAKFLVENIHTMGELKLTGNCLRGSRPLLSFDESFSTDIQYGVLKELLTQIFGVPNQHPKSQPFFDHVYTFSILDNRIWFRNFQILTEDGGLVEVGPRFVLNPVKIFSGSFGGPTIWENPHYISPGQYLRSFKEKAGKKYLNRIEQKVALKMNKPETTYSLNPLDEIFSGDVDKKAEDLDKLESQPIKKQKVQKVSKQKLKKIDVQ; from the exons ATGAAggttaaaagtaaaaaaaccgAAGTTAAAGTAGCACctgattcaaaaaatgaatccCAAAAAGTATTGTTGCCAGCCAAAAGAAGGTCTGATGAAGTGATAAAAAAG AAAAAATGGATCAACAGACAGCGAGTTCTAGTACTGGCTTACAGAGGAATAAATCTTAGATCTCGGCATTTAATGGAGGATTTAAAAAGACTTATGCCCCATCATCGGCCTGAAGCTAAAATTGAACGCCAAAAAAATCTCCAAGCAATTAATGAAATCTGCGAggcaaaaaattgtaataaagcAATTTTATTCGAAGGCCGACTTAAACGAGATCTTTTCATGTGGTTCGCCAACGTCCCGAGTGGTCCTTCTGCTAAATTTCTTGTCGAAAACA ttcACACTATGGGCGAGTTAAAATTAACTGGAAATTGTTTGAGAGGATCTCGACCATTGTTATCTTTTGATGAAAGTTTTTCAACAGATATCCAGTATGGAGTTTTAAAAGAATTGCTTACTCAAATATTTGGAGTGCCAAATCAGCATCCAAAAAGTCAACCTTTCTTTGACCATGTTTACACCTTCAGTATCTTGGACAACAGAATATGGTTTagaaatttccaaattttaacGGAAGACGGTGGCTTGGTAGAAGTAGGCCCGAGATTTGTTTTAAAtccagttaaaattttttctggtaGTTTTGGCGGACCAACCATTTGGGAAAATCCTCATTATATTTCGCCTGGTCAATACTTGAGATCATTTAAAGAAAAAGCTggtaaaaaatacttgaaccGAATTGAGCAGAAAGTTGCTCTTAAAATGAATAAGCCAGAAACTACTTACTCACTCAATCCATTGGATGAGATATTCAGTGGGGATGTTGATAAAAAAGCCGAAGATTTGGACAAACTTGAATCCCAgccaattaaaaaacaaaaagtccAAAAAGTTTCTAAgcaaaaactgaaaaaaattgatgttcaataa
- the LOC123262500 gene encoding uncharacterized protein LOC123262500 — translation MGMKEINTWVLIRRYDKLESDTAKLQTSLQKLTLSHDMISDELKSLICRSIDVDDDGSRVFKIRRFDNNLIPLSTLLNGSSPERPFIIDVVEVHQYCPVETRTILPSYIDALQAKFKDLEKRVKLAETALPNLNDNHVKSVEDAATQLSTCLHFLDRRLDELIPASWQSQINSSA, via the exons atgGGTATGAAAGAAATTAATACATGGGTTTTAATACGAAGATACGATAAAttag aatcTGATACCGCAAAACTCCAAACAAGTTTACAAAAATTGACACTAAGTCATGACATGATTTCCGATGAATTAAAATCATTGATCTGTAGATCTATTGATGTCGATGATGATGGTTCAAGAGTATTTAAAATTCGACGATTTGACAATAATCTCATACCTTTGTCAACTTTACTGAATGGATCATCGCCAGAAAG accATTTATTATTGACGTGGTTGAAGTTCATCAATATT gCCCAGTTGAAACACGTACAATTTTACCAAGCTACATCGATGCATTACAAgctaaatttaaagatttagAAAAAAGAGTAAAACTAGCGGAAACAGCATTACCAAATTTAAACGATAATCATGTTAAATCTGTTGAAGATGCGGCAACTCAATTATCAACTTGTCTTCATTTTCTTGATCGTCGCCTCGATGAACTTATTCCCGCTTCATGGCAATCACAAATCAATTCTTCAGCTTAA
- the LOC123262420 gene encoding anaphase-promoting complex subunit 4 isoform X2, which yields MSGTIRQLEERQLATEVTIMRWSPKMDLLAVANKKGEVSLHRLTWQRVWLVSPPEESETISNLSWHPEGKLLAVSYDNTKVLHLIDIENKNIIHKQKYKPNNLITCMSWLSLSQQDSSNDNFKQLNLQINDEKSSITPTGPYLPPLPSLNHTFTQETGRKEFSVKSLDILFLGHETGEISMYVFGMFYCGKLKICDGVVSEITGGCGNPIWVSCRVNDSKTIKVYRLSCSLLESSRAFLKIAQMQAQIDYLMDYLSQTLMAISEAWETILLEMDEKLTRYEDNEPLGTLAADFLELLMIGISSSKLASFLLHDLSDKGLKKLAHSIDICYGNIQKLVMKHLNSVGMALAYQLGEMQGMARFGGDYKALGLENDKQITMALHAVETFLAKSSEIEQVIDQSMKEYKSFFRWLYVEIAKLTDEKIQQDASKISQQELTFIAEFLLNFDTSKNTKANDTMNQSATTLTVIDNTNASTSNSNNNDIDNNNSSTGRRKGVNLEKLGQYLRREPLKIPLSVEGSEWGAMLQENKCLLEHPLIIKQNLNMSLLQSYDAVVDTIDKVFFDAYKGLVNHFKNNSIVLTNKSHKNDKINYDHNHDSISSQIVDDNGELFLATTDSNGKILKIFKIEAYEYDDVYREDYHNGDDDDDDDDDDEEDEDDDNNDNINLSKSINDTREDVSMDMSSAHENLL from the exons atgtctggAACAATAAGACAATTAGAAGAACGTCAACTGGCTACAGAAGTAACAATAATGCGTTGGTCACCTAAAATGGATCTTCTAGCTGtagctaataaaaaag GTGAGGTATCACTTCATCGTCTAACATGGCAACGTGTCTGGCTAGTGAGCCCACCAGAAGAATCAGaaacaatttcaaatttatcgTGGCATCCTGAAGGTAAATTGTTGGCTGTATCATATGATAATACCAAAGTACTCCATTTGattgatattgaaaataaaaatataatacacAAACAGAAATATAAACCAAATAATCTTATAACATGTATGTCCTGGTTGTCACTATCTCAGCAAGATTCATCAAACGACAAtttcaaacaattaaatttacaaataaatgatGAAAAGTCTTCAATAACACCAACTGGTCCATACTTGCCACCGTTACCAAGTTTGAATCACACGTTTACGCAAGAGACAGGGCGTAAGGAGTTCTCTGTTAAATCTCTTGACATACTATTTTTGGGTCATGAAACTGGTGAAATATCGATGTATGTATTTGGCATGTTTTATTGtgggaaattgaaaatttgcgaTGGTGTTGTGTCAGAAATAACAGGTGGTTGCGGCAATCCAATTTGGGTGAGCTGCCGAGTTAACGACAgtaaaacaataaaagtaTATCGATTATCGTGTTCTTTATTGGAGAGCAGCAgagcatttttaaaaatagctcAAATGCAAGCACAAATAGATTATTTGATGGATTATTTATCGCAAACATTGATGGCCATTTCTGAGGCTTGGGAAACTATTTTGCTGGAAATGGATGAGAAGTTAACCCGCTACGAAGACAATGAACCACTGGGTACACTAGCTGctgattttttagaattattaatgattgGTATTTCTTCAAGTAAATTGGCTAGCTTTTTACTACATGATTTGTCGGATAAAGGGTTGAAGAAATTAGCACACAGTATTGATATTTGTTATGGTAATAtccag AAACTGGTGATGAAACATTTGAATAGTGTCGGTATGGCATTAGCTTATCAACTTGGAGAAATGCAAGGCATGGCGAGATTCGGTGGTGACTATAAAGCATTAGGGTTGGAAAATGATAAACAAATAACAATGGCATTACATGCTGTTGAAACATTTCTGGCTAAGTCGTCTGAAATCGAGCAGGTTATTGATCAAAGTATGAAAgaatataaatcatttttcag atggTTATACGTTGAAATAGCAAAATTGACCGATGAAAAAATACAACAAGATGCAAGCAAAATATCACAACAagaattaacatttattgcggaatttttactaaattttgaCACGAGCAAAAATACGAAAGCCAACGATACAATGAACCAAAGTGCGACTACATTAACTGTAATTGATAATACCAACGCTAGTACCAGCAATAGCAACAACAATgacattgataataataattcaagtaCGGGACGACGGAAAGGagtaaatttagaaaaattaggaCAGTATTTACGCCGAGAGCCATTGAAAATTCCATTATCCGTCGAAGGTAGTGAATGGGGTGCTATGTTACaggaaaataaatgtttactcGAGCATCCATTAATTATCaagcaaaatttaaatatgtcaCTTTTACAATCTTATGATGCTGTTGTTGATACTATtgataaagtattttttgacGCTTACAAAGGACTGGTGAATCATTTCAAAAACAATTCCATTGTACTTACCAATAAGTCAcacaaaaatgataaaatcaaTTACGATCATAATCATGACAGCATATCTTCACAAATTGTTGATGATAATGGTGAACTTTTCCTTGCTACTACCGATAGCAatggtaaaattttaaaaatttttaaaatagaagcTTATGAGTATGATGATGTTTATCGTGAAGACTACCATaatggtgatgatgatgatgatgat GACGATGACGATGAGGAGGATGaggatgatgataataatgataacattAACTTATCGAAAAGTATTAATGATACACGGGAAGATGTTTCTATGGACATGTCTAGTGctcatgaaaatttattgtaa
- the LOC123262420 gene encoding anaphase-promoting complex subunit 4 isoform X1 produces the protein MSGTIRQLEERQLATEVTIMRWSPKMDLLAVANKKGEVSLHRLTWQRVWLVSPPEESETISNLSWHPEGKLLAVSYDNTKVLHLIDIENKNIIHKQKYKPNNLITCMSWLSLSQQDSSNDNFKQLNLQINDEKSSITPTGPYLPPLPSLNHTFTQETGRKEFSVKSLDILFLGHETGEISMYVFGMFYCGKLKICDGVVSEITGGCGNPIWVSCRVNDSKTIKVYRLSCSLLESSRAFLKIAQMQAQIDYLMDYLSQTLMAISEAWETILLEMDEKLTRYEDNEPLGTLAADFLELLMIGISSSKLASFLLHDLSDKGLKKLAHSIDICYGNIQKLVMKHLNSVGMALAYQLGEMQGMARFGGDYKALGLENDKQITMALHAVETFLAKSSEIEQVIDQSMKEYKSFFRWLYVEIAKLTDEKIQQDASKISQQELTFIAEFLLNFDTSKNTKANDTMNQSATTLTVIDNTNASTSNSNNNDIDNNNSSTGRRKGVNLEKLGQYLRREPLKIPLSVEGSEWGAMLQENKCLLEHPLIIKQNLNMSLLQSYDAVVDTIDKVFFDAYKGLVNHFKNNSIVLTNKSHKNDKINYDHNHDSISSQIVDDNGELFLATTDSNGKILKIFKIEAYEYDDVYREDYHNGDDDDDDEKVEMDFKVAMVDLDNRQDSFSKTSTDLKIVDLQFYSTSYLSLLVLNTNNSTTCLIQLPIKEDKLFDNPDEIIYSINDFIGSNLPKSFNGITANKIVVSGQRKVAAVLSENNRKIRLLETEVEPDEDDDDEEDEDDDNNDNINLSKSINDTREDVSMDMSSAHENLL, from the exons atgtctggAACAATAAGACAATTAGAAGAACGTCAACTGGCTACAGAAGTAACAATAATGCGTTGGTCACCTAAAATGGATCTTCTAGCTGtagctaataaaaaag GTGAGGTATCACTTCATCGTCTAACATGGCAACGTGTCTGGCTAGTGAGCCCACCAGAAGAATCAGaaacaatttcaaatttatcgTGGCATCCTGAAGGTAAATTGTTGGCTGTATCATATGATAATACCAAAGTACTCCATTTGattgatattgaaaataaaaatataatacacAAACAGAAATATAAACCAAATAATCTTATAACATGTATGTCCTGGTTGTCACTATCTCAGCAAGATTCATCAAACGACAAtttcaaacaattaaatttacaaataaatgatGAAAAGTCTTCAATAACACCAACTGGTCCATACTTGCCACCGTTACCAAGTTTGAATCACACGTTTACGCAAGAGACAGGGCGTAAGGAGTTCTCTGTTAAATCTCTTGACATACTATTTTTGGGTCATGAAACTGGTGAAATATCGATGTATGTATTTGGCATGTTTTATTGtgggaaattgaaaatttgcgaTGGTGTTGTGTCAGAAATAACAGGTGGTTGCGGCAATCCAATTTGGGTGAGCTGCCGAGTTAACGACAgtaaaacaataaaagtaTATCGATTATCGTGTTCTTTATTGGAGAGCAGCAgagcatttttaaaaatagctcAAATGCAAGCACAAATAGATTATTTGATGGATTATTTATCGCAAACATTGATGGCCATTTCTGAGGCTTGGGAAACTATTTTGCTGGAAATGGATGAGAAGTTAACCCGCTACGAAGACAATGAACCACTGGGTACACTAGCTGctgattttttagaattattaatgattgGTATTTCTTCAAGTAAATTGGCTAGCTTTTTACTACATGATTTGTCGGATAAAGGGTTGAAGAAATTAGCACACAGTATTGATATTTGTTATGGTAATAtccag AAACTGGTGATGAAACATTTGAATAGTGTCGGTATGGCATTAGCTTATCAACTTGGAGAAATGCAAGGCATGGCGAGATTCGGTGGTGACTATAAAGCATTAGGGTTGGAAAATGATAAACAAATAACAATGGCATTACATGCTGTTGAAACATTTCTGGCTAAGTCGTCTGAAATCGAGCAGGTTATTGATCAAAGTATGAAAgaatataaatcatttttcag atggTTATACGTTGAAATAGCAAAATTGACCGATGAAAAAATACAACAAGATGCAAGCAAAATATCACAACAagaattaacatttattgcggaatttttactaaattttgaCACGAGCAAAAATACGAAAGCCAACGATACAATGAACCAAAGTGCGACTACATTAACTGTAATTGATAATACCAACGCTAGTACCAGCAATAGCAACAACAATgacattgataataataattcaagtaCGGGACGACGGAAAGGagtaaatttagaaaaattaggaCAGTATTTACGCCGAGAGCCATTGAAAATTCCATTATCCGTCGAAGGTAGTGAATGGGGTGCTATGTTACaggaaaataaatgtttactcGAGCATCCATTAATTATCaagcaaaatttaaatatgtcaCTTTTACAATCTTATGATGCTGTTGTTGATACTATtgataaagtattttttgacGCTTACAAAGGACTGGTGAATCATTTCAAAAACAATTCCATTGTACTTACCAATAAGTCAcacaaaaatgataaaatcaaTTACGATCATAATCATGACAGCATATCTTCACAAATTGTTGATGATAATGGTGAACTTTTCCTTGCTACTACCGATAGCAatggtaaaattttaaaaatttttaaaatagaagcTTATGAGTATGATGATGTTTATCGTGAAGACTACCATaatggtgatgatgatgatgatgatgaaaaaGTAGAAATGGATTTTAAAGTTGCAATGGTTGATTTGGATAATCGACaag ATTCGTTTTCAAAAACCTCAACTGATTTAAAGATAGTGGATTTACAGTTCTATTCAACAAGTTACTTGAGCTTATTggtattaaatacaaataatagtACTACTTGTTTAATACAGTTGCCAATTAAAGAAGACAAGTTATTTGATAATCCCGATGAgataatttattctattaatgATTTCATTGGGAGTAATTTACCGAAATCATTCAATGGAATAACCGCtaataaaattgttgtatCAGGACAACGTAAAGTTGCTGCTGTTTTGAGTGAAAATAATCGTAAGATTCGGTTACTAGAAACTGAAGTTGAGCCAGATGAAGACGATGACGATGAGGAGGATGaggatgatgataataatgataacattAACTTATCGAAAAGTATTAATGATACACGGGAAGATGTTTCTATGGACATGTCTAGTGctcatgaaaatttattgtaa